TGAAGACACACTCCTACGACTTAGTTATCACCATGATGCGCATCGGCGAGATCGGACCCTTCGAGCTGGCTAGGCAGATCAAGGAACAGAAACCCGATCTGATGGTGCTGCTGCTTTTGAATGTGGCATCGGATTTTGTGATATGGGAAAATCATGTGGAAGAGCGCCGCTACATCGATGATGTGTTTCTCTGGAATGGCGATACCAAGCTGTTTCTGGCCATGATCAAGAGTGTGGAAGACAGCTTGAATGTAGAGTACGACACTGCTCACGGTTTGGTCCGCGTGATCCTTTTGGTGGAGGATGCGGTGCACTATTACTCGATGTTTTTGCCCTCGTTGTATTCAGTGATCATGAAACAGACCCAAAAATTGATTGAGGAAGAGGTGAGCGACATCAACAAGCATTTCCGCATGCGAGTTCGCCCCAAAGTACTTATCGCGCACAATTTTGAGGATGCATCGCGGCTTTATGAGAAGTATCAGGACTACATGCTCTGCGTGATATCGGATGTGCGCTACAAGGTTCAAGGTGAGGTGGATGCGCACGCGGGGTTCAAATTGATCCGGCAGATATTGGGGATAAACCGCGATCTGCCGATGATATTGCAATCTTCCGAGACAGAGAACCGCTCCTTGGCGCACGAGCTGGGAGTACACTACCTGAATAAAAACTCCAAGCATCTCTTCAAAGACTTGCGTGAGTACATGGTATATAATCTTGGTTTTGGCAATTTTATCTTTCGCAACCCTCAAGGCGAGATCCTCGATGAAGCGGCAAATATAGCAGAATTTGAGGACAAAATACTCAGAATACCGGTGGAATCCCTGGAGTTTCACAGTCGTTTCAATCATTTTTCAAACTGGCTGATTGCCCACGGCGAGATTCAGATCGCCAAAAAGATCCGTCCCATCAAAATAGAAGATTTCTCCTCGCGAGCCGAGCTGAGACAATTTATCTATCAGGTCTTCCGTAGCGTTCGAGTAGAGAAAAACCGTGGTAAGATTATAAATTTCGATGCGGTATCTCTCTCGGAGATGAACCAGATTATCCGGCTCACCGGAGGTTCGCTGGGTGGTAAGGGACGCGGCTTGGCATTTTTGAACGCGCTTCTGTGTACCATGGACTATGAAAACAAGTTTGATAACATTGCCATTTCGTTGCCTTCAACGGCGATTATCGGCACCAATGAGTTCGATCTCTTTGTGGAGAACAACAAGATCATGGAGCAGATCCATGCAAAAAGCGATGCCGAGATTGACGCTGTATTCATGAAGGGCGAGCTCTCCGATATCTTGGTGCAACGCTTGCAGATCTATTTGGAACACATTGATTACCCCATCGCGGTGCGTTCTTCCAGCTTGTTGGAGGATTCTCAAGCTCAGCCCTTGGCAGGAGTTTACCGTACCTTTATGCTACCAAACAATCATCCGGAGATCAGCCATCGTCTGCGGCAATTGACAGACGCCATCAAGCTGGTCTTTGCCTCGGTATTCCTCTGCGATGCACGAAACTTTTTGGACGCCATGAACTACAATGCGGAAGAGGAGAAGATGGCCGTGATCATCCAAGAAACCGTGGGCTGCTCGCAGGGAGAAAGCTATTACTATCCCCACATCTCCGGAGTGGCGCTATCCTACAACTTTTATCCCACTTCCCACATGCAACATGCGGATGGCATGGCAAGTATCGCCTTGGGATTGGGTAAGGCCGTGGTGGAGGACAAACAGAACTATCAGAACTATCGCTTTTGCCCAAAGTATCCAAAGCTGGACATCCTGCCCCCAGAAGAGATGATGCGCAATTCGCAGAAGGAGTTTTATGCGCTAGACCTCTCCAAAGTCGACTTTGACCTCACCCAGGGTGATGAGATTACTCTGGCCCATATGAAACTGAAAGAGGCGGAAAAGCATGGTTCTCTGCGCTATCTGGCCTCGGTTTGGGATTATGAAAACTACCGGCTGTCAGACAATATGTACGACAAGGGCTTGACAGTGCTTAGCTTTGCCGGTATCTTGAAATACGATTATATCCCTCTGGCAAAGATCGTGGAAGAGCTTTTGGAGATCGGAGAAATAGCCTTGGGTATTCCCGTGGAGATTGAATTTGCTGTAAATCTGGATTCTGCCAAGAGCAACGCAGACAAACCCA
The Candidatus Cloacimonadota bacterium genome window above contains:
- a CDS encoding PEP/pyruvate-binding domain-containing protein is translated as MKMEELNYYYNKFKFGEDIFHQLMQKRVREILLVSTFYDAFIFEQDGRLSEQIFGEYRELNLSTAPRVTSVPTGEEALQKLKTHSYDLVITMMRIGEIGPFELARQIKEQKPDLMVLLLLNVASDFVIWENHVEERRYIDDVFLWNGDTKLFLAMIKSVEDSLNVEYDTAHGLVRVILLVEDAVHYYSMFLPSLYSVIMKQTQKLIEEEVSDINKHFRMRVRPKVLIAHNFEDASRLYEKYQDYMLCVISDVRYKVQGEVDAHAGFKLIRQILGINRDLPMILQSSETENRSLAHELGVHYLNKNSKHLFKDLREYMVYNLGFGNFIFRNPQGEILDEAANIAEFEDKILRIPVESLEFHSRFNHFSNWLIAHGEIQIAKKIRPIKIEDFSSRAELRQFIYQVFRSVRVEKNRGKIINFDAVSLSEMNQIIRLTGGSLGGKGRGLAFLNALLCTMDYENKFDNIAISLPSTAIIGTNEFDLFVENNKIMEQIHAKSDAEIDAVFMKGELSDILVQRLQIYLEHIDYPIAVRSSSLLEDSQAQPLAGVYRTFMLPNNHPEISHRLRQLTDAIKLVFASVFLCDARNFLDAMNYNAEEEKMAVIIQETVGCSQGESYYYPHISGVALSYNFYPTSHMQHADGMASIALGLGKAVVEDKQNYQNYRFCPKYPKLDILPPEEMMRNSQKEFYALDLSKVDFDLTQGDEITLAHMKLKEAEKHGSLRYLASVWDYENYRLSDNMYDKGLTVLSFAGILKYDYIPLAKIVEELLEIGEIALGIPVEIEFAVNLDSAKSNADKPTFYILQIRPLSVSAEAYHVDAVKLDKSKLLMYTENGMGNGVIQDLRDVLYLDPQRFDKTRTLQMQTEIEYFNNTMAQQGKHYILIGPGRWGSRDRFLGIPVRWPQINRAKVILETGMKGFMVEASQGTHFFHNLVAMNVGYFNIPFLSPTDFVDMDWLKAQEAKERGEFFVHVEFEHPLKVKMDGKTGLAIIEK